One window of Falsibacillus pallidus genomic DNA carries:
- the fni gene encoding type 2 isopentenyl-diphosphate Delta-isomerase gives MTRAKRKLEHIKYALTTGNNGQAGFADIHFVHQSLPDLSLDDVTLNTVIGELYLSSPLFINAMTGGGGAKTQEINEQIAIAARETNTAMAVGSQMGAIKDKSERPSFEIVRKVNPDGIVFANLGSEATVDQAKEAVEMLRADVLQIHLNVIQELTMPEGDRDFKGALERIHAIISSVGVPVIIKETGAGISMETAKKLASVSPFAIDAGGYGGTNFAEIENSRRKRILEYFNEWGIPTAVSVVEITHGAPSIPVLASGGIKGADDILKAISLGASAAGMAGPLLKTLMQDGLDALISEISELKEDMKVMMCALGRPTIQELQMAPVMISGDSFHFLKQRGIDTKKYSQRT, from the coding sequence TTGACAAGGGCTAAGCGCAAACTGGAGCATATAAAATATGCACTTACAACAGGAAATAATGGTCAGGCAGGATTTGCTGATATACACTTTGTACATCAGAGCCTTCCTGATCTTTCATTGGATGACGTCACCTTAAATACGGTCATAGGCGAACTTTATTTAAGTTCGCCTCTTTTTATTAATGCCATGACTGGTGGTGGCGGGGCTAAAACACAGGAAATCAATGAACAGATCGCCATTGCTGCGCGGGAAACAAATACTGCCATGGCTGTAGGCTCTCAGATGGGAGCCATAAAAGACAAATCAGAAAGACCTTCTTTCGAGATTGTTCGAAAAGTGAATCCAGATGGTATTGTCTTTGCCAACTTAGGAAGTGAGGCAACGGTTGACCAAGCGAAAGAAGCAGTTGAAATGCTCAGGGCTGATGTTCTGCAAATTCATTTGAATGTGATTCAGGAATTAACCATGCCTGAAGGCGACAGAGACTTTAAAGGGGCCTTGGAGAGGATTCATGCCATTATAAGTTCTGTCGGCGTTCCAGTGATTATAAAGGAAACTGGTGCTGGCATTAGTATGGAAACTGCAAAAAAATTGGCTTCTGTGTCACCATTTGCGATTGATGCAGGCGGATATGGCGGGACGAATTTTGCTGAAATTGAAAATTCCAGAAGGAAAAGAATATTGGAATATTTTAATGAATGGGGGATCCCTACTGCTGTTTCTGTAGTTGAAATTACTCATGGGGCGCCTTCTATACCTGTGTTAGCCTCAGGAGGCATCAAGGGCGCTGATGACATATTGAAAGCAATTAGCCTTGGGGCTTCTGCTGCCGGGATGGCCGGCCCATTGTTAAAAACCTTAATGCAGGATGGTTTGGATGCTTTAATCTCTGAAATCTCTGAACTGAAGGAAGATATGAAGGTCATGATGTGTGCGCTTGGCCGTCCGACAATCCAAGAACTGCAAATGGCCCCGGTTATGATTTCAGGGGACTCATTCCACTTTTTAAAGCAGCGTGGAATTGATACAAAAAAATATAGTCAAAGAACATAA
- a CDS encoding YpzI family protein: protein MGKDRQEKKLKAGKTVESDRDQALHYKGSSKLEGPEEARNRQRG from the coding sequence ATGGGAAAAGACAGACAAGAAAAGAAATTAAAAGCAGGCAAGACCGTGGAATCAGATCGTGATCAGGCTCTACATTATAAAGGTTCTTCCAAACTAGAAGGCCCGGAAGAAGCAAGAAACAGGCAGCGCGGCTGA
- a CDS encoding YphA family membrane protein has product MEGVYFLWLLWIVWIWSTFFMEKHAPRRFSLSILSLGTIAVYPYVIDISTLSIQVAAIVIFLFCMIELTSYSLLEKLKLLIYSLTICAGTGGFMLMKIFDPVWVIFDPKWMLSLFLFFLIQMMTPGDLKKSMLSLYLGLFFGHAATAILLNQWGMNMPIGSPEILDVAAYVSTIFLAIEGMKVISGYFEAKQNIGKGKQG; this is encoded by the coding sequence ATGGAAGGGGTTTATTTTTTGTGGCTATTATGGATTGTTTGGATATGGAGTACTTTTTTTATGGAGAAGCATGCACCAAGAAGGTTTTCCTTGTCAATTTTAAGCCTTGGTACAATTGCGGTATATCCATATGTGATTGACATTTCAACTCTTTCAATCCAAGTTGCTGCCATTGTCATCTTTCTGTTTTGTATGATAGAACTTACTTCTTATTCCCTGCTTGAAAAATTGAAATTGCTTATATACAGCCTTACCATCTGCGCAGGTACAGGCGGGTTCATGCTGATGAAAATATTCGATCCGGTGTGGGTGATCTTTGACCCCAAATGGATGCTTTCACTATTCCTATTTTTTCTCATTCAAATGATGACTCCAGGCGATTTAAAGAAGAGCATGCTGTCATTATACCTTGGCCTGTTTTTTGGGCATGCCGCCACTGCTATCCTTTTAAATCAATGGGGAATGAATATGCCGATAGGCTCGCCTGAAATACTGGATGTCGCAGCTTATGTAAGCACCATTTTTCTGGCCATCGAAGGAATGAAAGTCATCTCTGGATACTTTGAAGCCAAACAAAATATCGGGAAGGGAAAACAGGGCTAA
- the der gene encoding ribosome biogenesis GTPase Der, whose product MTKPVVAIVGRPNVGKSTIFNRIVGERISIVEDIPGVTRDRIYSSAEWLTHEFNIIDTGGIEISDAPFMEQIRHQAEIAIDEADVIIFLVNGREGVTSADEEVAKILYKTKKPVVLAVNKIDNPDMKEMIYDFYALGFGEPYPISGSHGLGLGDLLDEAAKFFPSDEGDQYGENVIKFSLIGRPNVGKSSLFNALIGEDRVIVSDIEGTTRDAIDSVFTFDEQEYVVIDTAGMRKKGKVYESTEKYSVLRALRAIERSDVVLVVLNGEEGIREQDKRIAGYAHESGRAVIIVVNKWDAVEKDEKTMKLFEQNIREHFQFLSYAPVVFLSAKTKKRVHTLMPMIDMASENHSLRVQSSILNEVIMDAIATNPTPTDKGKRLRVYYATQVAVKPPTFVVFVNEPELMHFSYQRFLENRIREAFGFEGTPIRIISRSRN is encoded by the coding sequence ATGACAAAACCAGTTGTTGCCATAGTCGGTCGCCCTAATGTAGGTAAATCAACTATTTTCAACCGAATAGTCGGCGAGAGGATTTCCATCGTCGAAGATATTCCAGGAGTTACGAGAGACCGTATTTATAGCAGTGCAGAATGGCTTACTCATGAATTTAATATTATTGATACAGGAGGCATCGAAATAAGCGATGCGCCTTTTATGGAACAAATCAGGCATCAAGCGGAAATTGCTATTGATGAAGCGGACGTCATCATCTTTTTAGTCAATGGCCGTGAAGGTGTCACCTCTGCGGATGAAGAGGTTGCAAAAATTCTTTATAAAACAAAAAAACCGGTTGTCTTAGCCGTGAATAAAATAGACAACCCTGATATGAAAGAAATGATTTATGATTTTTATGCATTGGGATTTGGCGAACCATATCCAATCTCGGGGTCACATGGCTTAGGCCTGGGAGATTTGCTGGATGAAGCCGCTAAATTCTTCCCAAGTGATGAAGGGGACCAATATGGCGAAAACGTTATAAAGTTTAGTTTGATTGGCCGACCTAATGTAGGGAAATCCTCTTTATTCAATGCACTCATTGGCGAAGACCGTGTCATTGTGAGTGATATCGAAGGAACGACAAGGGATGCGATAGACTCTGTCTTTACTTTTGATGAACAAGAATATGTTGTAATTGATACAGCTGGAATGAGAAAAAAAGGGAAGGTGTATGAAAGCACTGAAAAATACAGTGTGCTTCGTGCATTGCGGGCTATAGAAAGATCTGATGTCGTCCTTGTTGTCCTGAATGGGGAAGAAGGGATCCGCGAACAGGACAAGCGGATCGCTGGATATGCCCATGAATCTGGCAGAGCGGTAATCATCGTTGTGAATAAATGGGATGCCGTTGAAAAAGATGAAAAGACTATGAAACTTTTCGAGCAGAATATCAGGGAACATTTCCAATTCTTGAGCTATGCTCCAGTAGTTTTCTTATCAGCTAAAACGAAGAAAAGGGTTCATACACTTATGCCGATGATTGATATGGCAAGCGAAAATCATTCTTTACGCGTTCAATCCAGCATTCTGAATGAGGTCATCATGGATGCTATCGCAACGAACCCGACGCCGACAGATAAAGGCAAGCGTTTAAGAGTTTATTATGCGACCCAAGTGGCTGTTAAACCGCCGACTTTTGTGGTCTTTGTCAACGAACCGGAACTGATGCATTTCTCCTATCAGAGATTTTTAGAAAATAGGATCAGGGAAGCCTTTGGTTTTGAAGGTACGCCTATCCGGATTATTTCAAGATCCAGGAATTAA
- a CDS encoding NAD(P)H-dependent glycerol-3-phosphate dehydrogenase has translation MVKHSEKIAVLGAGSWGTALAMVLADNGHDVRLWGHNADHIQRINEEKKNEKYLPGILLPDGIQGYSQLEESLDSVKTIILAVPTKAIREVLNKIKGFAHSPFTIVHVSKGIEPDTHLRISEMIEDEMPESLVEDIVVLSGPSHAEEVSLRHPTTVTVSSLNMEAAKRVQDLFMNQNFRVYTNTDIIGVEIGGALKNIIALAAGIADGLGYGDNAKAALITRGLAEIARLGTKMGANPLTFSGLAGIGDLIVTCTSVHSRNWRAGNMLGKGMKLDDVLSSMGMVVEGVRTTKAAYQLSKKYDVNMPITDALYNILVNEVNPKDAVDRLMARGKTNEMDDLVNILGERLFEE, from the coding sequence ATGGTGAAGCACTCAGAAAAAATTGCTGTCCTCGGTGCAGGAAGCTGGGGGACGGCCCTTGCAATGGTACTTGCTGATAATGGACATGATGTCCGTCTTTGGGGACATAATGCCGATCATATTCAGAGAATCAATGAAGAGAAGAAAAATGAAAAATATCTTCCAGGCATTCTACTGCCGGACGGCATTCAAGGGTATAGCCAATTGGAAGAGTCCCTTGATTCTGTAAAAACCATCATCCTGGCTGTGCCGACAAAAGCCATCCGGGAAGTATTGAATAAGATCAAAGGATTTGCACATTCACCTTTTACAATTGTGCATGTGAGTAAAGGGATTGAGCCTGATACCCATTTGAGGATTTCTGAGATGATTGAGGATGAAATGCCTGAATCGCTTGTTGAGGACATCGTTGTTTTATCAGGTCCAAGCCATGCAGAAGAGGTGAGTCTCAGACACCCGACGACAGTGACCGTGTCTTCCCTTAATATGGAAGCTGCCAAAAGAGTCCAGGATCTTTTCATGAATCAAAATTTCCGGGTCTACACCAATACTGATATCATTGGAGTTGAAATCGGAGGAGCGTTGAAGAATATCATTGCTCTTGCTGCGGGTATTGCGGATGGTCTTGGCTATGGAGATAATGCAAAAGCAGCTTTGATTACAAGGGGATTGGCTGAAATTGCCCGCCTTGGCACTAAGATGGGGGCAAATCCATTGACGTTCTCAGGACTAGCGGGAATTGGTGATTTAATTGTCACATGTACAAGCGTCCATTCCAGAAACTGGCGTGCTGGGAACATGCTTGGAAAAGGAATGAAGCTGGATGATGTCCTGTCAAGTATGGGAATGGTGGTAGAAGGCGTCAGAACGACGAAGGCTGCTTATCAGCTTTCTAAAAAATATGATGTGAATATGCCGATTACAGATGCCTTATACAACATTTTAGTCAACGAAGTAAACCCTAAAGATGCTGTCGACCGCTTGATGGCAAGGGGAAAAACGAATGAAATGGACGATTTAGTCAATATTTTAGGCGAAAGATTATTCGAAGAATAG
- a CDS encoding DUF2768 domain-containing protein has protein sequence MSPGMLKMWISFASMGLMILSILTIYLSRYKIKMKPVKFIIAFFAYIFLILSGLLMVYVVFSSPNS, from the coding sequence ATGTCTCCTGGTATGTTGAAAATGTGGATATCCTTTGCTTCTATGGGTCTGATGATTTTATCGATACTGACGATTTATTTAAGCAGATATAAAATAAAAATGAAACCAGTGAAATTTATCATAGCCTTTTTTGCATACATATTTTTAATTTTAAGCGGACTTTTGATGGTCTATGTCGTATTTTCAAGTCCAAATAGCTAG
- the spoIVA gene encoding stage IV sporulation protein A, whose product MEKVDIFKDIAERTGGDIYLGVVGAVRTGKSTFIKKFMELVVLPNISNEGERARAQDELPQSAAGKTIMTTEPKFVPNQAISVHVDEGLEVNIRLVDCVGYTVPGAKGYEDENGPRMIHTPWYEEPIPFHEAAEIGTRKVIQEHSTIGVVITTDGTIGEIPRYDYVEAEERVIEELKEVGKPFIMVINSARPHHPETDALRSKLAEKYDIPVVAMSVESMRENDVMNVLREALFEFPVLEVNVNLPSWVMVLNENHWLRENYQEAVKETVKDIKRLRDVDRVVQYFSDFEFIDRAGLAGIDMGQGVAEIDLYAPDELYDEVLKEIVGVEIRGKDHLLELMQDFAHAKAEYDQVADALRMVKQTGYGIAAPSLADMSLDEPEIIRQGARFGVRLKAVAPSIHMIKVDVESEFAPIIGTEKQSEELVRYLMQDFEDDPLSIWSSDIFGRSLSSIVREGIQAKLSLMPENARYKLKETLERIINEGSGGLIAIIL is encoded by the coding sequence TTGGAAAAGGTCGATATTTTCAAGGATATTGCCGAAAGAACCGGCGGTGATATTTATTTAGGTGTAGTAGGGGCGGTTCGAACAGGTAAATCAACATTCATAAAAAAATTCATGGAGCTTGTCGTTCTTCCTAATATTTCAAATGAAGGGGAGCGTGCTCGAGCACAGGATGAGCTTCCTCAAAGTGCAGCAGGAAAAACCATTATGACAACAGAACCAAAGTTTGTTCCAAATCAGGCCATTTCAGTCCATGTCGATGAAGGCCTTGAAGTGAATATCCGCCTTGTGGACTGTGTAGGCTATACAGTTCCAGGGGCAAAAGGCTATGAAGATGAGAATGGACCAAGAATGATCCATACTCCATGGTATGAAGAACCGATTCCGTTCCATGAGGCTGCCGAAATCGGTACAAGGAAGGTCATTCAAGAACACTCAACGATAGGTGTAGTCATTACAACTGATGGCACGATCGGTGAAATTCCCCGCTATGATTATGTAGAAGCGGAGGAGAGAGTGATTGAGGAGTTGAAGGAAGTCGGCAAGCCGTTCATTATGGTCATCAACTCCGCAAGACCGCATCATCCTGAAACTGATGCTTTGAGAAGCAAATTAGCAGAGAAATATGATATCCCGGTTGTTGCCATGTCAGTGGAAAGCATGCGTGAGAATGATGTAATGAATGTCCTTAGGGAAGCTTTGTTTGAATTCCCTGTATTAGAAGTCAATGTCAATCTTCCGAGCTGGGTCATGGTGCTCAATGAAAATCATTGGCTGCGTGAAAATTACCAAGAAGCGGTGAAGGAAACAGTTAAAGACATCAAGCGTTTGAGAGATGTCGACCGCGTGGTTCAATACTTCAGTGATTTCGAATTTATCGACCGGGCAGGATTGGCGGGAATCGATATGGGGCAGGGTGTCGCAGAAATCGATTTATATGCCCCGGATGAACTGTATGACGAGGTCCTTAAGGAAATTGTAGGGGTTGAAATTCGAGGCAAGGACCACCTGCTGGAATTGATGCAGGACTTTGCTCATGCCAAAGCAGAGTATGATCAAGTTGCGGATGCATTAAGGATGGTGAAGCAAACAGGCTACGGCATTGCAGCCCCATCCCTGGCCGATATGAGCCTGGATGAACCAGAAATCATTCGTCAAGGGGCTAGATTTGGTGTAAGGCTGAAAGCGGTGGCACCTTCCATTCATATGATTAAAGTCGATGTCGAGTCTGAATTTGCTCCGATCATCGGGACTGAGAAGCAGAGTGAAGAACTGGTCCGCTATTTAATGCAGGATTTTGAGGATGATCCACTTTCTATCTGGAGTTCCGATATTTTCGGAAGAAGCCTCAGCTCCATTGTCAGAGAAGGAATTCAAGCGAAGCTTTCATTGATGCCTGAGAATGCAAGATATAAATTAAAAGAAACTCTTGAACGGATCATCAATGAAGGTTCAGGCGGTTTAATCGCCATTATCCTATAA
- a CDS encoding HU family DNA-binding protein — protein MNKTELINAVAEATELSKKDATKAVDAVFESIQDALAKGDKVQLIGFGNFEVRERAARKGRNPQTGEEIEIAASKVPAFKPGKALKEAVK, from the coding sequence ATGAACAAGACAGAATTAATCAATGCTGTTGCAGAAGCAACTGAGCTTTCTAAAAAGGACGCTACTAAAGCAGTTGATGCTGTTTTCGAATCTATTCAAGATGCTTTAGCAAAAGGTGATAAAGTACAACTTATTGGTTTCGGAAACTTCGAAGTACGTGAGCGCGCGGCTCGTAAAGGACGCAACCCACAAACTGGTGAAGAAATCGAAATCGCAGCAAGCAAAGTACCTGCTTTCAAACCAGGTAAAGCGCTTAAAGAAGCTGTTAAGTAA
- the folE gene encoding GTP cyclohydrolase I FolE: MGEVNRAQIEEAVRLILEAIGEDPNREGLLDTPKRVAKMYEEVFSGLNKDPKEYFETVFGEDHEELVLVKDIPFYSMCEHHLVPFYGKAHVAYIPKNGKVTGLSKLARAVETVARRPQLQERITSTVAEAIMEKLEPHGAMVVVEAEHMCMTMRGVQKPGSSTVTTAVRGSFAEDRTARAEVLSLIHKS; encoded by the coding sequence ATGGGAGAAGTGAACCGCGCACAGATTGAAGAGGCCGTGCGTTTGATATTAGAGGCCATTGGGGAAGATCCAAATCGTGAAGGGCTATTGGACACGCCGAAACGAGTTGCGAAAATGTATGAAGAAGTATTCAGCGGACTGAATAAGGATCCTAAAGAATATTTTGAAACGGTATTTGGGGAGGACCACGAAGAATTGGTTCTTGTAAAGGACATCCCATTTTACTCAATGTGTGAACATCATCTTGTTCCTTTTTACGGAAAGGCGCATGTTGCATATATTCCGAAAAACGGAAAAGTTACTGGATTAAGCAAGCTCGCACGTGCTGTGGAAACTGTTGCAAGAAGACCTCAGCTGCAAGAAAGGATAACTTCAACAGTAGCAGAGGCCATCATGGAAAAGCTGGAGCCGCATGGAGCTATGGTAGTGGTGGAAGCTGAGCATATGTGCATGACGATGAGAGGTGTACAAAAACCAGGCTCAAGCACCGTTACGACTGCAGTGAGGGGATCATTCGCAGAAGATCGTACTGCAAGGGCTGAAGTCCTGTCATTGATTCATAA